Proteins encoded together in one Macadamia integrifolia cultivar HAES 741 chromosome 8, SCU_Mint_v3, whole genome shotgun sequence window:
- the LOC122086211 gene encoding uncharacterized protein LOC122086211: MDKFWEHVQQLGPSRFKCNYCELDYSGSVTRVKAHLACLTGHDFQICTKVPDHVQVEASAEMNLSASKKKRMNETLKSGIGSTNSHGRSIHQTTMVELIAQQDKKSLENMIGEFFVKNNISFNVIQTESFIQMMKGACAYGQGFVIPSCSTLRTRLIPEAKVEIMEYVSNIKSTWGGTGYTIMSDSWIDLKKRSWVNVIAYSPGGAVFLKYNDANYNCYGDMLIEKWSHMHRTNYAAHGINLLLKDIHKHVRWVREIIDDGKHVVDYMHRHTVVIALMREFTNDKEIKQPCKTRFATNFLKLQSLIVVENKLRLLVALSEWRGFYCNRVEITLKTVRIIQSDIFWDEAKEVIAFIDPLIRILRLVDSDGSTACYLYEATVRAKEKLRKLKESDGVKYFTILDLFDTMVEKNIIHLVHVLAAALNPNNLFDGGLFIETNLVRIYGWLSSCGSKGCLQNLKLTLQFLSLREELECLGRKDAAQTKKRNRLTPEMLEDLVYIRMNSLIKEKYESRAIYDTKPIDLKKLGDLPDVNIDLETERLEETYVEPIHDQTNSIL; the protein is encoded by the exons ATGGATAAGTTTTGGGAACATGTACAACAACTTGGGCCGAGCCGTTTTAAATGCAATTATTGTGAACTTGACTACTCTGGTAGTGTTACTCGAGTGAAGGCCCATTTGGCTTGCTTGACTGGCCATGATTTTCAAATTTGTACTAAAGTCCCTGACCATGTTCAAGTTGAAGCCAGTGCAGAAATGAATTTGAGTgcatctaaaaagaaaaggatgaaTGAGACCCTAAAAAGTGGAATTGGTTCCACAAATTCTCATGGTAGGAGCATTCATCAAACCACAATGGTAGAGTTGATTGCTCAACAAGACAAGAAGTCATTAGAAAATATGATAGGAGAATTTTTTGTTAAGaataacatttctttcaatgttaTTCAGACAGAATCTTTTATTCAAATGATGAAAGGTGCTTGTGCCTATGGTCAGGGTTTTGTTATTCCTAGTTGCTCTACTCTTCGTACCCGTTTGATTCCTGAAGCTAAGGTAGAGATCATGGAATATGTGAGCAACATAAAGTCAACATGGGGTGGCACAGGTTACACAATAatgtctgattcttggattgACCTAAAGAAGAGGTCTTGGGTCAATGTGATAGCTTATTCTCCTGGTGGGGCTGTATTCCTGAAGT ATAATGATGCTAACTATAATTGTTATGGTGATATGTTGATTGAAAAATGGTCTCACATGCATCGGACAAATTATGCTGCACATGGGATTAATTTACTTTTAAAGGATATCCATAAGCATGTTAGATGGGTGAGGGAAATTATTGATGATGGTAAACATGTAGTGGATTATATGCATAGGCACACAGTTGTTATAGCCTTAATGAGGGAATTCACAAATGACAAAGAGATTAAGCAACCTTGCAAGACAAGGTTTGCTACTAATTTTTTAAAGCTCCAATCTCTTATTGTAGTTGAGAATAAGTTAAGGCTATTGGTTGCATTATCTGAATGGAGAGGCTTCTATTGCAATAGAGttgaaataacattaaaaacTGTTAGGATAATTCAATCTGATATATTCTGGGACGAGGCAAAGGAGGTTATTGCTTTTATAGATCCTCTCATTAGGATTCTTCGTCTTGTTGATTCAGATGGTTCCACTGCATGTTACTTGTATGAAGCAACTGTTagggcaaaagaaaaattaagaaagtTAAAGGAGAGTGATGGAGTAAAGTACTTTACCATATTGGATTTGTTTGAtacaatggtggaaaagaataTAATTCATCTTGTTCATGTGCTTGCTGCAGCTTTAAATCCTAATAATTTGTTTGATGGTGGACTTTTTATTGAGACAA ATTTGGTGAGAATATATGGGTGGTTATCTTCCTGTGGTTCAAAAGGTTGTTTGCAGAATCTTAAGCTAACCTTGCAGTTCCTCTCCTTGCGAGAGGAATTGGAGTGCTTAGGACGTAAGGACGCAGcacaaacaaagaagaggaacAGATTAACTCCAGAAATGTTAGAAGATTTGGTATACATTAGAATGAATTCTTTGATAAAGGAGAAGTATGAAAGCCGAGCAATTTACGATACAAAACCTATTGACCTAAAGAAACTTGGTGATTTGCCTGATGTAAACATTGATTTGGAGACAGAGAGACTCGAAGAGACATATGTTGAACCTATTCATGATCAAACTAACTCTATATTATGA